The Punica granatum isolate Tunisia-2019 chromosome 4, ASM765513v2, whole genome shotgun sequence genome has a window encoding:
- the LOC116205025 gene encoding two-component response regulator-like APRR2 isoform X1, giving the protein MVCTANDLQGWKDFPKGLRVLLLDRDSTSAAELKAKLEAMDYTVSIFCDENEALSAVANKCETFHVAIVEVSSSNSSESFKFLETARDLPTIMVSDVHCLNTTMKCIALGAVEFLHKPLCENKLRNIWQHVVHKAFNAGVGIVSESLKPVKESLVSMLQLPIENGEVKKAASADTENVSVHEPSTPQLKRGAPFIDDGDCLQEQTHCSTEKGNGEQDVESKSVETTCNNLTAKIDRTEHRSVKEASVKVEDESGDNNSKSESSISPLAQAKDDSHGSHDCANNTAKSSCLQTSAGKVNRKKLKVDWTSELHKKFVQAVEQLGVDQAIPSRILELMKVQGLTRHNVASHLQKYRMNRRHILPKEDDRRWPQHRDMVPRSYYPHRPIMAFPPYHSNHLAYPVWGVQGNHQPGMQFWGPPSYPPWQPAENWQWKPYPGLHADAWGCPVMPPAQGPGFPFPQDGSGYHCAGAVHNVPQQSSFELHQAEEVVDKAVKEAINKPWLPLPLGLKPPSTEGVLAELSRQGIPCIPPRLNGTEQH; this is encoded by the exons ATGGTTTGCACCGCCAATGATCTCCAGGGATGGAAAGATTTTCCAAAGGGCCTCAGGGTCCTTCTCCTTGACCGAGACTCGACTTCTGCTGCCGAGCTGAAGGCAAAACTCGAGGCTATGGACTACACGG TTTCTATATTCTGCGATGAGAATGAGGCTCTGTCAGCTGTTGCAAATAAGTGTGAAACCTTCCACGTTGCTATTGTTGAG GTGAGTTCGAGCAATAGCAGCGAGAGCTTCAAGTTTCTCGAAACTGCTAGAGACTTGCCAACCATCA TGGTTTCGGATGTTCATTGTCTCAACACAACAATGAAGTGCATAGCG CTCGGAGCAGTGGAGTTCCTCCATAAACCACTCTGTGAGAACAAACTCAGGAATATCTGGCAACACGTGGTTCATAAG GCTTTTAATGCAGGGGTTGGCATCGTTTCGGAGTCCTTAAAACCTGTGAAAGAATCTTTGGTTTCAATGCTGCAGTTACCGATAGAAAATGGAGAAGTTAAGAAAGCTGCATCAGCTGATACCGAGAATGTCTCTGTTCACGAACCTTCGACCCCGCAATTGAAACGTGGGGCCCCTTTCATAGACGACGGAGACTGTCTCCAAGAACAGACTCACTGCTCCACCGAGAAAGGCAATGGGGAGCAAGATGTAGAATCTAAATCTGTCGAAACTACTTGTAATAACTTAACTGCCAAGATTGACAGAACTGAACATCGGTCAGTGAAAGAGGCTTCAGTTAAAGTGGAAGACGAATCGGGTGATAATAACTCGAAGAGTGAAAGCAGCATATCTCCCCTCGCACAGGCTAAAGACGATTCCCATGGTTCTCATGATTGCGCTAATAATACTGCCAAATCATCATGTCTCCAAACTTCTGCAGGGAAAGTCAACCGAAAAAAACTGAAG GTGGATTGGACCTCTGAACTACATAAGAAGTTTGTGCAGGCTGTGGAGCAATTAGGAGTAGACCAAGCAATACCATCTCGCATTCTTGAGCTCATGAAAGTCCAAGGGTTAACACGGCATAATGTAGCAAGTCACCTCCAG AAATATCGTATGAATCGAAGGCACATCTTACCCAAGGAAGATGACCGGAGATGGCCACAGCATAGAGACATGGTCCCGAGGAGTTACTATCCGCATAGGCCAATCATGGCCTTCCCTCCATATCACTCTAATCATTTGGCGTATCCTGTGTGGGGAGTGCAAGGCAATCATCAACCTGGCATGCAGTTCTGGGGTCCACCGAGCTATCCCCCGTGGCAACCCGCTGAAAATTGGCAGTGGAAGCCGTATCCTGGG CTGCATGCTGATGCATGGGGGTGCCCTGTGATGCCGCCTGCTCAAGGGCCGGGGTTCCCTTTCCCTCAA GATGGATCGGGGTATCACTGTGCCGGTGCAGTTCACAACGTTCCACAGCAAAGTTCATTCGAACTCCACCAG GCCGAGGAAGTCGTCGACAAGGCTGTGAAGGAAGCAATAAACAAGCCATGGCTCCCTCTGCCCTTAGGCCTCAAGCCTCCCTCCACCGAGGGTGTGCTGGCCGAGCTCTCCAGGCAAGGGATACCCTGCATCCCTCCTCGCCTCAATGGCACGGAACAGCACTGA
- the LOC116205025 gene encoding two-component response regulator-like APRR2 isoform X2 — MVCTANDLQGWKDFPKGLRVLLLDRDSTSAAELKAKLEAMDYTVSIFCDENEALSAVANKCETFHVAIVEVSSSNSSESFKFLETARDLPTIMVSDVHCLNTTMKCIALGAVEFLHKPLCENKLRNIWQHVVHKLPIENGEVKKAASADTENVSVHEPSTPQLKRGAPFIDDGDCLQEQTHCSTEKGNGEQDVESKSVETTCNNLTAKIDRTEHRSVKEASVKVEDESGDNNSKSESSISPLAQAKDDSHGSHDCANNTAKSSCLQTSAGKVNRKKLKVDWTSELHKKFVQAVEQLGVDQAIPSRILELMKVQGLTRHNVASHLQKYRMNRRHILPKEDDRRWPQHRDMVPRSYYPHRPIMAFPPYHSNHLAYPVWGVQGNHQPGMQFWGPPSYPPWQPAENWQWKPYPGLHADAWGCPVMPPAQGPGFPFPQDGSGYHCAGAVHNVPQQSSFELHQAEEVVDKAVKEAINKPWLPLPLGLKPPSTEGVLAELSRQGIPCIPPRLNGTEQH; from the exons ATGGTTTGCACCGCCAATGATCTCCAGGGATGGAAAGATTTTCCAAAGGGCCTCAGGGTCCTTCTCCTTGACCGAGACTCGACTTCTGCTGCCGAGCTGAAGGCAAAACTCGAGGCTATGGACTACACGG TTTCTATATTCTGCGATGAGAATGAGGCTCTGTCAGCTGTTGCAAATAAGTGTGAAACCTTCCACGTTGCTATTGTTGAG GTGAGTTCGAGCAATAGCAGCGAGAGCTTCAAGTTTCTCGAAACTGCTAGAGACTTGCCAACCATCA TGGTTTCGGATGTTCATTGTCTCAACACAACAATGAAGTGCATAGCG CTCGGAGCAGTGGAGTTCCTCCATAAACCACTCTGTGAGAACAAACTCAGGAATATCTGGCAACACGTGGTTCATAAG TTACCGATAGAAAATGGAGAAGTTAAGAAAGCTGCATCAGCTGATACCGAGAATGTCTCTGTTCACGAACCTTCGACCCCGCAATTGAAACGTGGGGCCCCTTTCATAGACGACGGAGACTGTCTCCAAGAACAGACTCACTGCTCCACCGAGAAAGGCAATGGGGAGCAAGATGTAGAATCTAAATCTGTCGAAACTACTTGTAATAACTTAACTGCCAAGATTGACAGAACTGAACATCGGTCAGTGAAAGAGGCTTCAGTTAAAGTGGAAGACGAATCGGGTGATAATAACTCGAAGAGTGAAAGCAGCATATCTCCCCTCGCACAGGCTAAAGACGATTCCCATGGTTCTCATGATTGCGCTAATAATACTGCCAAATCATCATGTCTCCAAACTTCTGCAGGGAAAGTCAACCGAAAAAAACTGAAG GTGGATTGGACCTCTGAACTACATAAGAAGTTTGTGCAGGCTGTGGAGCAATTAGGAGTAGACCAAGCAATACCATCTCGCATTCTTGAGCTCATGAAAGTCCAAGGGTTAACACGGCATAATGTAGCAAGTCACCTCCAG AAATATCGTATGAATCGAAGGCACATCTTACCCAAGGAAGATGACCGGAGATGGCCACAGCATAGAGACATGGTCCCGAGGAGTTACTATCCGCATAGGCCAATCATGGCCTTCCCTCCATATCACTCTAATCATTTGGCGTATCCTGTGTGGGGAGTGCAAGGCAATCATCAACCTGGCATGCAGTTCTGGGGTCCACCGAGCTATCCCCCGTGGCAACCCGCTGAAAATTGGCAGTGGAAGCCGTATCCTGGG CTGCATGCTGATGCATGGGGGTGCCCTGTGATGCCGCCTGCTCAAGGGCCGGGGTTCCCTTTCCCTCAA GATGGATCGGGGTATCACTGTGCCGGTGCAGTTCACAACGTTCCACAGCAAAGTTCATTCGAACTCCACCAG GCCGAGGAAGTCGTCGACAAGGCTGTGAAGGAAGCAATAAACAAGCCATGGCTCCCTCTGCCCTTAGGCCTCAAGCCTCCCTCCACCGAGGGTGTGCTGGCCGAGCTCTCCAGGCAAGGGATACCCTGCATCCCTCCTCGCCTCAATGGCACGGAACAGCACTGA
- the LOC116205502 gene encoding tobamovirus multiplication protein 2A: MACRGCLECLLKLLNFLLTLAGLAMVGYGIYLFVEYKNSSSSTPSTSPVAGDPNLVELGRPLLMAVSLSSSIFDNLPKAWFIYLFIGVGVVLFVISCCGCIGTVTRNGCCLTCYAILVILLILAQLGIAAFIYFNKSWEDDIPTDKTGDFAMVYDFLKEHWDIVKWVALGIVILEALVFSLALMVRAANRPIEYDSDDEYIVPRQQIRQPLINRPPPPATGVPVAGALDQRPSRNDAWSTRMREKYGLDTSEFTYNPSESGRFQQVSAQPAEERSCCTIM; encoded by the exons ATGGCTTGTAGAGGGTGCTTAGAATGCCTCTTGAAGCTCTTGAATTTCTTGTTGACACTTGCGGGACTGGCAATGGTGGGGTATGGGATCTACTTGTTTGTTGAATACAAGAATTCGTCCAGCAGCACTCCGTCGACCTCACCTGTGGctggggatccgaatttggtGGAGCTCGGCCGACCATTGCTAATGGCGGTCTCCCTGTCATCCAGTATATTCGATAACTTACCTAAAGCTTG GTTCATATACTTGTTCATTGGTGTTGGGGTGGTTCTCTTTGTTATATCTTGCTGCGGATGCATCGGAACTGTGACCCGGAATGGATGCTGCCTGACTTGT TACGCAATCTTGGTGATCCTGTTGATATTGGCCCAGCTTGGGATCGCagcttttatttactttaaCAAGAGCTGGGAGGAT GATATTCCGACAGATAAAACTGGAGACTTTGCTATGGTATATGACTTCCTGAAGGAGCATTGGGATATTGTCAAATGGGTTGCCCTTGGAATTGTTATTTTGGAG GCTCTCGTCTTCTCGTTAGCCCTTATGGTCAGGGCTGCAAATCGGCCAATAGAATACGACAGCGATGACGAGTACATCGTCCCAAGACAACAGATCAGACAGCCACTGATTAACCGGCCTCCACCACCAGCTACAGGTGTACCAGTTGCTGGGGCCCTCGATCAGCGCCCAAGCAGAAATGATGCTTGGAGCACTCGCATGAGAGAAAAG TATGGGCTAGATACTTCAGAGTTCACATACAACCCATCTGAGTCGGGTAGGTTCCAGCAAGTTTCCGCACAGCCAGCAGAAGAAAGGAGCTGTTGCACCATTATGTAA